One Gemmatimonadaceae bacterium genomic window, GCTGCGGCACCGTTCGAGGCTGTCGAAACTCCGTAGCCCGCTTTCGCGAGATGATATGCAACCAGCGCGACGATGTCGGCTTCGTCGTCCACCACCAGCACGCGCTGCTCGGGACTTCCGTTCCCCGTCATGGACTGAAACCTCGTCGCCAGGCCACCGGAGCGTCAACGGAAGAACTGTCACAGTATCGTGACGAAACCGATTCACGCCCTCCAGCGCGTTTCGGGCAGTTCAACCGAGCCCACAGAGGCCTTGACAGACGCTAAGCCGGAAGCTTCACGATCTTCCCCATGAACATGATCGTGCCGGAAAAGCGCTCCCTGATGACAAACAGAAACGGACGGTCCACACGGATCGCCGAAGGTGCCGAGGTGAGGCCGACTCCTACGCTCGTTGCTGCTGCTGCCTCCGTGCCTTCCTCATTGACGTCGACAAAAGTCTTCTGAATGACTTTCGTGATGACGAGCTCCCGCCCGCGAGGCGACATCGGTGTGAAGTCCGCGTTATCGAAGGCGATCCCCATCCCCAGCGCGCGCAGATCAGAATTCAGGACACGTTTCCACTCGAGCTTGAACCGCGGAAAATAGAACTCCGACTGGTGCTCGCTGAACGATTCCTCGAGCGATTTCCAGGTCTCCCCCGTCAGCGACTCGGCCAGCGTGTTGACGCTCACGTCCTGATTGGGCAGCACGACCGTCATGGCGTAAGCCGAATTGCCGTAAAGCAGGTCGACCGCGGTGTAGGTCGAAGTGCGAGCGACTCTGAGCGGCACCGACTGGTGCATCAGCGGCACATTGGCCGTGCTTCCATCGAGCGCAAAGAAAGGAGCCTGAGCAGTCTTCGATTTGTCGAACTGCTTCTGCCACGATCCCTTGAAGTAGATGGCGTTGATCAGAAACATCACCTCGGCGTCATCGATGTCGTCGAGGATCTCCGGAATCTTGTTGTTCGTGCTCGCGTTGACCCACGAGTTGATCGTGGTGAGCGCCGACGGGCTGGTGAAGTCGAGACCCTTCACTTCGGCGTCGAAGAACGACTTGCTCTCGGCGAGAAACGGCTCGTTGAACGGGAACGTCTGCTCGTACCAAATGGAGTTGGCGATTCGGAAATCGGTGGACTTGTCGAGCCCGCGGAGCAGAGCGATCAGGGATTTGTACCCTTCGTTGATTTCCTGCCGGCTTGCGTCTCCCAGGCGGAGAGTGCTGCGCATTGCATCGTAAGTCGAACCTGCCGCGCCGTTGGCTGTCATTCCGAGCGCCATCGAGGCGCTCAACGGCGATATGAAGACGTTGCTCCCACGTTGAGCCGTGTTGACCTGGCGGAGCAGGTCGAACGCAAAGGCATTGCTGCCGCCGATCAGCTTCTGCTCGGCTACGGTGAGAGGCCGGGGAAGTGACGTTATCGTTTCGCCAGGACCACTCGGGTCGGAGCAGGCGAGAGCCGTGAGTGCCACCGGAACCATTAGCCTGCACACACGAGTCAGGGTCATGTTTGCACACCTCCGTTAAGGGATTCTCACTCCTCTCCAAAATACCCCGTTGCGCGTTTGCCGTTACCCGTACCCGTACCCGTACCCGTTTACCGGTTACCCGCACCCGCACCCGCACCCGCACCCGTTACCCGCCGCCCGCGCTGACCCGTTGTTCGCCGCCTGGAACGGTTCGCTCGCCTTTCACCGGTGGTCTTGAGGGTCGCCCTCGCTCTACTGTTCGCCGCACTGGCCCTTAGGCGGGCACCACAAAGCAGGAGACAACAATACGTGTCAGGGGCGAAACTTCGATGCGGAATAACACGGTGAGCTGGCAATTCCGCTCGCGAAAGACCGCAACCCTGACGGCGTTCGCGACTGTTGCCTTGGCCAGTATCCCTCTGGCGAGCTGCTTTTCCGAGAAGACGGCTACCGGCCCGCTGCCGCTAACCGGCGAATGCACCATTCCGACCTCCGCAGCAGGCACGGTGATCATCCTGATCAGGAACTTCACCTTCATTCCCGACCAGGTAACCGTCAAGCGTGGGACCAAAGTGAGCTGGGTCAATTGCGAAACTGCCGGCTCCGACTCGCACACGTCAACGTCCGACACGGGAATCTGGGATTCACCGTCGATTCAGGTGGGAGCCGCCTGGACTCGCACGTTCGATGACGCGCCCGGAACCGACTTCAACTATCACTGCGTTCCACACGCATTCATGAAAGGGACCGTCAATGTCGAGTAGACCGAGGTCCCTTCGGTTTCTTAACCGCTCCAGAGGAGGATCGATGATACACTCGAAATTGTTTGCCATGTCAGTCATGGCGTTTGCGTTTGTCGCCGCGTGCGACACGGACGATGACAACGGGACGGGTCCGACAGCCCAAACGTTCACCGCGTCACTCACCGGCGCGAAAGAACGGCCGACTCCACGGACGACTCCTGCCAACGGTAGTGCGACGTTTACCCTTTCGGCGGACGGGAACACGCTGACCTGGAACGTCACGATGACTGGCGCGAACAACGTTTTCGCCTCCCACATCCACGTTGGCGGGCTCGAGTGCGATTGTCCGGTTGCCTTCGGCATCTTCTCCGGTACTGCCGTCAGCAACCCGGCGATAAGCGGTTCTGTGACGCGGGCAACATACTCCTCGCCCCTCGGCATATCGTTCGATGCGCTGATCTCGCTGATGCGGAGTGGTGACACCTACGTCAACGTACACACCAATGACGGTGTCGCTCCGACCAATACGGGGCCTGGCGACTTCCCGGGTGGCGAGCTTCGCGGGCAGATTTCACTAGTACCGTAGTCAGGCCAGACACCGCGCGGCGGAGGAACGCCGTGCAGTGCCGTCACCGCGCGACTTGCTCTGACCTGGGCTCGGTGGGAAGGCCAACATCGAGCCATGCGCGCCAGCCGCCGACGAGCGCGCGTGCTTTCGTCCAACCTGCCTTTCGAAGCTGGAGCGCCGCACGGGCGCTCGTGGCTTCGTCGTGTCACGCACAATAGATCACCAGCGTAGCATGCTTTGAGAGGCGCTGCTCCGTCGCGTCGCGCACCGGATCGTCCGGTCGCAACCGAACCGCGCCGCGCGCAATGAGAGGATCACCATCGTAGTTGCGGCTCGCGCGAGCGTCCACGATCACCACCTCCTCCCCTTTTGCTTCCAGCGCCCTCAGCTCCTCAATCGTGATTCGATCATCCACCGTCTGGGTGGCTGATGCGGCGCGGCTGAGCGGCAGTAGCACCTCCGGCTGAGCGATCTCGGGCTCGCCGACTGCAGAACTGATCCCGCGACCAGCCGGCGTCCTGGCGCGAAGAAAAAATGCGGTAGCGCTCCCGTGCACCACCACCGAGAGGAGCACGACGACGGAAGTGAGCACGAATATCCGTTCGCCGCCCGCTACTCCCGCGAACACGGGCAACAGGGCGAGAAGAAGCGAGCTCAACCCACGCGGCCCGAACGCGGCGACCAGCCGCCGATCGCGATCGCTCAATTTGACGCCGCCAAGAACCGGGTAGAGCACAATAGGCCGTACGGTCAATGCGATCACCGCGAACAGAACAGTGCGCCAATCGAGTATCGTGAGGCCGAGCCAGATCAGCGACATTCCCAGCGCCACGAAGGTGAGGAGGAGCAGCATCTCCGCGGTCGCTTCGCCGTACTCCAGGAAGCAATCGCAAAGCTCGATATCCCTCGACGCCACGACGAGCCCGGCTACGAACGCCGCGACGAAGCCGCTTCCTCCCACAGCTTCCGCGAACGCGAAGCTCGTGAATGCGAGACCAAGCGCGTAGAGAGATTCGTAATCGCGCCTTACTCCCGTGCGCGACCGGACAAAGGCGAGTCCGGAAATTCCAGCCCAGCCAACGAGAGCGCCGAGGCCGGGACCGAGGACGAAGAGTCCAAGGATGCTGCGCCCGATCTCCGTTCCGCTTGCCGCACTCGCGGCGAGAACCTCGCCCCGCGCGGGCAGCAGCAGCATCGAGAGAATGACGATCGGAAGCAGCACGACGTCGTTCATCCCCGTCTCGAGACGTAGCGCCGTCCGCGGCCCCTCCGGGAGTGCCTTCGACCTCAGCACGGTGCGGAGGAGAACCGGATCGGTTGATGCGAGAGCGGCGCCGAGTATCGCGGCGGCCGGTCCAGGCAAGTCGAGCAGCGCCCACGCGGCGAGAGCAGTGAGGATCGCCGGTGCGACCGTACCCGGTCCGAGCAGCCGCCACAACATGAAGCGCCGCTTGCGCAGCTGCTTCGTATCGATCGTGACTGCGTCGCTGAAGAGCAGCAGCGCGAGTCCGAGCATGGCAAGCGCGTGAAGCGCGGGAGAATGGAAGCCGACATCGGTAATTCCGAATCCCCACGGACCGAGCGCGACGCCAAGGACGAGGAAGATCGGAACGAGGGGAAGGCCGGTGCGTTCGATCGCCCCAGAAAGAAGCGAAGCGACGACGATGACCATGCCGATAAGCGCGACAGTAGTGACGAAGCTTTCCATTCCGTGAAGGAAGAAAGCTGCGAGTCGCCGTGCACGCCAGACGTCATATTTAGTGGCAACTGGCCCGGAGTGTCTCCGCCCAGGAAGCGCCCGGTCCGCGCGCAGCCCTGCGGTGGAATATCCGATTCAAACCATCCTGAAGGCTTGCTTGTCGGACCCAGTACAAGAATCCACCACCACCGAGGTCCGTCAATGATGCTACAAGTGCTGGCTGTAGTTCTCGGGGCTTTCACAAGCAGCCCGACGCCCGCCCCGTCGCAGATTACGTCCCAGGGCTCCAATCAGGTATTCAACGGCCCGGTAGCTGCCGGCGCGTGGTTCCGCGTCCGGAACCTGAGGGGCGCGATAGAAGTGCGCCACACGTCGGGCAGAAATGTCGTCGTGTCGGCGACGCGAGGGTTCGATGCCGGGTCTGATGCCGACGTCAGATTCGATGTCCGCCGCGACGGCGCGAATGTCACCGTGTGCGCCATCTGGCCCCGCACGACCCGCTGCGACGCGAGGGGCTACGAATCCGATTCCGACTCGCGAGACTGGAGAGAGCGCCGTGCGGGGAAAGTGGATTTCGTTGTCGAGCTGCCAAGGGGTATCAACCTGCTTGCGGCTACCGGCAATGGAACGGTAGAGGTGCGGAACACAGGCGCAGAGGTCAAGGCGAGCTCGGGGAACGGGGAAGTCACCGTCATAGGAGCAACCGGCCGGGTAAGCGCTTCGTCGGGAAACGGTGACCTGGAAGTCGAGCGCGCAGGCGGTGAAGTCGAAGCGAGTACCGGCAACGGCGACATCACGGTTTCGACGTCGCTTGGTCCCGTTTCGGCGAGCTCGGGCAACGGCAGCATCGACGTCGCTATGGCGTCGTTGAGAAGCGCGGACGACATGGAGTTCAGCACTGGAAACGGTTCGATCGAGTTGAAAGTTCCGTCCAATTTCTCAGCGGTCGTCGAGGCGAACGTCGCGTACAGGAACTTCGAGACCGATTTCCCGATGCAGATGGGTGACCGATGGAGCTCGCGTCGCGTCGAGGGGAAGATCGGGAACGGCGGCAGGCGCATCAAATTCTCGACAGGCAACGGTCACGTCAGGATTCGAAAGAACGGATAATCGCGCAACCCGGACCGATCACCGGTCTTTCGCGATCGACCGCAGATGCGAGCCATAGCTTGACCGCGCGCGCGGGCCACCGTAGTGTGGCCCGCCATGACTGTCCCCACAGGGGCCACGCAGGAAATCGAAGGACTAAAGCGAGCTGATTCGAGCGCCGCGCGCGGCCACCTCGGAAGTCTGCTCGCTCTCCTCGCCTTCCTCTCTCTTCTTTTCGCGCCTCTCGGCGGACTGAGCCCCGAGGCTCACCGCCTCGCGGCCATCATGGCCGCCGTGGTGATTCTCTGGATTACCGAGGCACTGCCGATGCCGGTGACGGCGCTCATCGGATCCGCCGCCTGCATCGTGATGCGCGTCGCTCCGGCGCGTGACGTGTTCGCGCCGTTCGCCGACCCGTTGATGTTCCTCTTCATCGGCTCGTTCATGCTCGCCAAGGCGATCATGCTGCATGGGCTCGACCGCCGTGTGGCGTACGCCGTGCTCTCTCTTCGCATCGTTGGCGCGAGCCCGATGCGGATTCTCTTTGCGTTCGGCGCGGTCACCGCGGCGATCTCGGCGTGGATCTCGAATACGGCCACGACGGCCATGATGTACGCCATCGGGATGGCCATTCTCACTTTCATGGCCGACTCGGCCAAACGCAACGGTCGGAGTCTCGACCCGCGTTACGCGACCGCCCTGATGTTGATGACCGCGTTCGCCGCATCCGTAGGCGGGTTGGCGACTCCAATCGGGACTCCGCCTAACGTCATCGGTCTCGGATTCATTCGTCAGCTCACCGGCGCCGAGCTCCCATTCTTCAAGTGGATGCTGATCGGCGTTCCGACGGTGATTGTATTGCTTCTGACGGTGTTCTTCATTTTTCGCCGCGCGGCAGCGGGCATGCACGCGGGAGTCGGGGAAAGTGCCAGGATGCTCGAGCGCGAGCACGAGCGCCGCGGCGCCTGGTCCGCTGGTGAGAAATCCACGGTGCTCGCGTTTTGTGTGACCGTTTTTCTCTGGGTGCTGCCGGGAGTGCTCGCGCTCGTGTACGGCGAGACCAGTCCGCAGTACCAGGCGCTCACCGCGCGGATTCCGGAAGGTGTCGCGGCGCTGATCGGCGCGTGCCTGCTTTTCATTTTGCCCGGCAACCAGCAGGGCAAGGCGATCACCTGGCGCGAAGCCGCGAAGATCGACTGGGGAATAGTTCTCCTCTACGGCGGTGGATTCGCGCTCGGAGTTCTCTCCTTCAAGACCGGCCTCGCCGAGACTCTCGGGAAAAACCTGCTTGGCTATCTCCCGTCGAGCGGCGGAACCGGCCTGCTCATCGCGTCGACAATCCTCGCGGTGATCTTGTCGGAGGTCACGTCGAACACCGCTTCAGCGAACATGATCGTGCCTGTCGTGATCTCGATCGCACGTGCGGCCGGAGTGGATCCAGTGGAGCCCGCTCTGGGAGCCACGATGGGCGCGAGCCTTGGCTTCATGCTCCCGGTGTCGACACCCTGTAACGCCATCGTGTACGGCTCCGGGTACATCCCGCTCAAGCAGATGATGCGCTACGGTATCGTCGTCGACGTCGTGGGAGTGATCGTGATCGTCACGATGATCAAGCTGCTGCTGCCGCTCGTGCGCTGAGCAGAGATTGCTGCCCGGGTGTTCGGCGCCCGGACAGCCAAAATTTCAGGCGGTGGGGACGGCCGACTCGGCTGGGGTCGTTTCGACGGTTACGGTCTCCGGCGGGCGCACAGGCTTACGCCACACGGGCCTCTGGTGCACGGGGCGAGCCTGAATCGCCAGGAGCTCCGCGTAATAGGCGATAATCCGACTCTGCACTGACTGCTTCGTATCCTTCGGCGACGCTGCAAAGGGAGCGTGGCGCGTTGTCTTTCCGGTGTCGACGCGGAACCACCACCATGGAGGCATACCTTCGTGTAACGGCGCTTCAACCGAGCAGTAGAATGTCAGTCCCTGATCCACAAATTCGAATTCCTTCGTCACTTTGCCCCTTGAACGTATGATTCAATCTAACTCATGACTCCGGGGATTACCCCTGATTCGCGTATCCTCGAGTCGGCGGATCTCATAATCGTCGTAACGCTTGCGGACTGATTCCGGCACGCCGAGGGCATAACCGACCATTTCGCCCGCCGCCTGGAGCACACTGCACAGGACGAGGACCGCGGCAGCGCCGGATGGCGGCCGCTCCCGACGAATCGCCCTAGAAATGCCGTCGCGGTGTCGCACCAGCAGCACCGCGGGAATGAGGGGTGAAGCGAGAGCGTATCCGAGGCGCCGAAAAGCGGACCAGCGTGCGCTGCGGGTGCCCGCAATTACACGGCCCGCAAGGAAGCGCTGGTGAAGCAACGGTGCAAGAAATGAAATATTTGCGTGCTCGATTCGCGCCGCTGGCTCAAATCGGACGCGCTCCCCAGCCCTCCGGAGCTCCGCCATCATGTCCTCGCCCTCCGAAAGCGCCTGCTCGAGCCGATCGCCGAGGTTTAGCAGAAACGTGAGTCGATAGGACACGTTGAGGATTGGCGCGCTATGAAGCTCTTCAGCGGGCTTGCCATCGGTCCACGATGCGTAGCCCGCAAGGAATCCGGCCCAGCTAACGGCGCCATCGGGATTCGCGTTCGCGAACGACGGAACGACGACTCCCCAGCCTGCCTCGTGCGCTTCGGTGAGAGCCTCGATCATTCCCGAACACGGGTAGGAGTGAGTCTCTCCAATGAACACCAATGGCGCGGTCGCGGCGCGAACGCCCGAGGCCCGCGCGGCTCCAAGCGGAATGGACGAGTCCACGTCTACGATTCGCACGCTGGCGAAATCGGTGAGGCGTTCCGCTCCGATCGTCTTCGATTGCGAGGCCGGCATTACCAGCACAATCTCCAGCTGCCGTCTCGTCGTCAGATCATTGAGTCGATTGATCACGGGAAGAATCGTGTTCCACGTATCAGTGGCGAGAACGACAGACATTGCTGGCATGCCGGTAGACGGCAAAGCCGCAGCGCTCATGCGCGGGGGCGCAGAGACACGGTGAAACGTGAGCCGGGCCGCCAGTGAAACCCGCTGAACTCGGCCGGCTCCGCGTTATGCACCTCGAGCTCGTATCCAGCCGCCAGCTCGACGGCCAGGTTGCGGCCGATCGCACGCGAGAGATGCGCGCCTGGGCAAATGCGAGGAGACAGCCCGAACGGGGAGTACTGAGTCCGCCTCGCAGGGACAAGAAAGCGATCCGGGTCGAAGTTATCGGGACTGTCGAACATCTCGCTGCTGCGGTGACTCTCCTGCACACAGATTCGAACATACCAGCCCGCGGGAATCTGTAGCCCGTCCCATCGTATTGGCCGTTTGACGCGGCGGAGCAGAAATTCGCTCTGATGCAGCCGGAGAGTCTCGCGCACGAGTCGATCGGCGAGTCCCCCTGGCGCCAGTGCCTGAGCGCGATCGAATTCAATTTCATTCGCCAGCCGCGCCAGACTCGCCGGGTTCTCTCCCAGCTTCACGAGGAGCCAGGATAGAAAGCCTATCACGTCGAGGCGAGCCGTGTGGAGCGTGTACACGAAGTTCGCCATCAGCTCGTCGTCGGAGAGCGCGTCCGGATGAAGACGGCAAAGCTCCGAGAGAAAAGATTGTCGATCCGCGAGCGAATCCTCGTCACGTGAGAGAGTCCGAGTACGAAGCTCGCCAATGATGTCGAACAATGCCGCGGCGGCGCGGCGCCGACCAGTTCGCGCGAGATGACGGTAGTCCGCGACCCGATAATGCTCCTCGAGGCGGTCGAGATCGGGTCCAGGCGAAATGCCGAAGAAGCAGCGCATCAGATCGTTGAGGACCATCCGGTCGATCGCCGGCAGCGGATCCGCCTTGCCGTCATTGGCGGCAAGACACAGGAGCATGGATTTGGCTTCCGTTGCCAGCACCTGCTCGCACGAGTCAACAACCGCGGGCGTCAGGGCCGATCGCAGGACGGCCGCTACATCGCGATGCCGGCCGCCGTCGAGGTACCTCACGAAGCCACCGGGCACGAGGCCGTTGAAAGGCGCCGCGGGGACGACCAGGCTCTCATCGTTGGCGGCCAGAAAATTCGCCGCGCGCTCGAGTCCAACGATTCCGACAGCCGGATGGATGAAATGTCGGAATTTGAAAACTGGTCCGTGCCGAGCAGCCTGCTTCAGATAGAATTGAGGATCGTGCCATGGCGAGATCGGCATCACGGCCAGCGAACCCGCCGGTAGCCCGGCCTTACGGCCGTGCGCGGCTCGCGCCTGCCACCGTTCCAGAGCAAGCACCACCAGCGCCGCAGCCGCAGCGGCTCTCAGCGCAATTGGGTCGGAGAGCGCGATGATGACAACGGCGACAACGTAGAGCGCGAGCGTTGCAGTCATGACGGTCTGAATCCGCGGAAAAGCCTGAAATCTCCGCCGGACTCCCGGGTGAATCGCGAGGCGAGCGAGCGGCAGGGCAATCACTCCAACCAGCGCGATCTCGACGGTGCGCTCGACGCCCGTCGCCAACAAGGGGTCCATGATAGCCATCGGGGGATTACGCCGAATATAGGTTTGCGGCAGCGATTTGCATTCAATGGCTTTTTCGCGGCTCGAGGTGTTGTAAGACCTCCTCTTGATCGTCCTTCAATCAGCAGAGGGTCGCCAAGGGCCCCACGGATAAAGACCAGAGCGATGCCAATGTCGAATTTTTTTGCAGCGATGCTCGAGCGCCTCCGTTCGTTGCCGGTGGTTAGTGACGCCGGGGGGCGGGTGCCGCATTACCCCTCGGACGAGGAGCGGCGGATCATAGCCACGCTCCAGGGACAAGGTATCCAGCGAGAGCTTGCGACTCGCTCCGCGGCGGCTGTCGAGCACGATGAAAGGCAGGAGCTGGAGTACTGGCGACTCTGGAGATTGATCCGCCCCGCAGATACCGGAGCGATTCCTCCAAAAGCACTGGATCCCTCCGTACCGGAGCACGTCACTCTGGCGCTTACCGTTGTGGGCGAGTATGACGCTGCCCGCGAAGAGCCAGGCGCATTCGCGGACTGTCTTTATCGCCCGGTGTCAGAGCTGCCCTATCCGCCGGCTGCGATTCGCCGGTGCTGTGAATTTCTCATCGGCATCGCCGACACCGAGACAGCGTCGTCCGACGAAGATCACGAACTGCTCGCCAAAGAGCGTGAGGCGCTCGGTCTCGCGCTTTTCTCGCTCGATTACTTTCTCGATCTTCCCGCGAACGAGATTCCGCGCCAGAAGCTGGAAAACCTCGCCTACGGCAGGCGTGAATCCCTGGCTCAGGCACAGTCACCGTTGAAGCCGGGTGCCGGCGATGTGGTCGTCAGGAATGGATCGGGCGCCACGGATTACGTGAGCGAGGTCATTGGAGTGGGCGACAACGACGAGTGGATGGTGCTGACGAGCTCGGGTTCTTCGATGCGGGTCGTGCGCAGCGAGCAGCCGGGCCAGTGGGACGAAGTGCAGGTCATCGCTCCCGCCGCGGCATCGTGGCTGACTCTGACGCCTTCCGGCGGAACGCCGAGCTGGGAGCCGTAGCCGCGCTAGCGCAAATCCTTCCGGTAGGTGACTACGCGATCGACCTCGATGTAGCCGCTCCGCTCGTGCGCCATGTGGCTCACGCGATTGTCGATCAGCGCATCCGATCCCATCTCCTGATATCCCTGGTCTCGAGCCCACGCTTCGGCGGCTTCGAGCAGTGAGCGGCCATGACCGCCAAGGCGCACGTCGGGGTCGACATACCAGGCTTCTATATATCCTACCGGGCTCGTAGTGCAGCCGTCCACGACTGAACGAGTGCCGACCTCGACATAGCCGGCGAGCGAATTGCCATCAGGCCGCTCGAGCACGAACACCGCCGCGTCTGAGCGCGCGAGGGTTGCGCGCATCTCGGCTTCGTCTTCCTCCATAGACGTACCCGGAAACAAGGCTGTGGCCATGCGGCGCCATTCGCTCCAGTCGGACGGTTTGAACTGCCTGATCAACATCGCAAACTGTCCGTTATGTCCTTTCGAGAACGACTGTGTCGGTGTCGCGCGTGCCGACGATGTGCGCGACAATAAACGACGGCAGCAGCCCGAGGAGCGCGACAAACAGCGCATAACGCGGGAAGACAATCGAAGCGACCACAACGACGATCCCCAGTCCCATCATAAGCGCTCCCAGCACGCGATGCGTGCGGTGCCAGGCGGCTCGATCCGTCAGTGTCCGCTTCGTGCGTATACCGACGATCCAGTTCGGCCGCGTCCTCGGCACTATGTTACCGGCGGCGATGAATCCGACGCCGAGGATTGCGGTGAGGATCTGATAAATCCACGGTGGCGACTGCAGCAGGCTCGCGATCAGCGCAATGTGCATGAGAGCAAGGAGCGACGTGATCGCAAAAGTCATCGTTGCATAAGTAGGCGCGAACCGGTCCACAGATTCTGATCCGGTTCCTTCATTCAGCCACCACTCGGGCAGGGGCTTTCGCGGACCACCGACTTTCGAGAGCGCGGTGAGAAGAACCCACACGCCCAACGTGATGGTCGGCAGCAGGAGTGCAGCCGCAATGCGCGGCACACCCTCGCCGCCTGGAAAGCTGATCGGGAAAAGCGGAGACAGGTCCGGATGTCCCAACGCCGGAAGGCGTGAGAAAATCGCTGCCGAGATAGCATATGATCCGATGATCGGGATCGCGGGAGTCCACTTACGCATCGGTTTCTCCTTTCTTTGTCCAGTCGAAGATGTGTTCTACGAGCTCCTGCAACACGGTCGCGTTGAGCTCGTACCGGATGCTGCTCCCGTTGCGCTCGGCTGAGATCAGATCGGCGTCGCGGAGCACAGCCAGGTGGCGCGAGATAGTTGGCCACGCGCTCGGGAATCTTTCGGCGATCTCTCCGGAATTCAGCGGACCATGACGCAAGAGCTTGACGATTTCTCGTCGCGTCGGATCTGCCAGAGCTCTGAAGACGGCGTTAGAACCGGGCACTTCGGCCTCTTTAAGCGGTTATAGGTGAATATAAGCTAATTAGCTAATTAGCGCAATAGCTAAGTAACGGTGGCGTTCGGTCGAACCGGATTCGCGCAAATTATGATCTCTTCTGACCCGGCGTACGGTCAAGAACGTTTGCCGGATGCAGGGACGGGAGTCATCTTGAGTGCTCGCAAGTCCCTCGGGAGACATCCGCGGATGAATGACGACGCGGACATCACGACTCAGCTCGTAGCCTGGCGTGCGGGCGAGCCCTCCGCGCGGGAGAAGCTGTTCCCTCTCGTTTACGACGAGCTGCGCCGCATCGCGCACCGGCAATTGGGGCGCGAGCACGCCGGACACACCCTCGACACGACCTCGCTCGTCCACGAGGCCTACCTCAAGCTCGTCGATCAGACGCGCGCGGAATGGAC contains:
- a CDS encoding GNAT family N-acetyltransferase, which translates into the protein MRCLSRSSGCCRRLLSRTSSARATPTQSFSKGHNGQFAMLIRQFKPSDWSEWRRMATALFPGTSMEEDEAEMRATLARSDAAVFVLERPDGNSLAGYVEVGTRSVVDGCTTSPVGYIEAWYVDPDVRLGGHGRSLLEAAEAWARDQGYQEMGSDALIDNRVSHMAHERSGYIEVDRVVTYRKDLR
- a CDS encoding SdpI family protein; protein product: MRKWTPAIPIIGSYAISAAIFSRLPALGHPDLSPLFPISFPGGEGVPRIAAALLLPTITLGVWVLLTALSKVGGPRKPLPEWWLNEGTGSESVDRFAPTYATMTFAITSLLALMHIALIASLLQSPPWIYQILTAILGVGFIAAGNIVPRTRPNWIVGIRTKRTLTDRAAWHRTHRVLGALMMGLGIVVVVASIVFPRYALFVALLGLLPSFIVAHIVGTRDTDTVVLERT
- a CDS encoding autorepressor SdpR family transcription factor produces the protein MPGSNAVFRALADPTRREIVKLLRHGPLNSGEIAERFPSAWPTISRHLAVLRDADLISAERNGSSIRYELNATVLQELVEHIFDWTKKGETDA